Proteins encoded in a region of the Nocardia asteroides genome:
- a CDS encoding haloalkane dehalogenase gives MLIDFVPDGNLYPFASRWFDSSVGRVHYIDEGAGPTFLFCHGAPAWSFLYRHIVQALRDRYRCVAVDYPGFGLSERPMGFGYTIAEHTAVLGELIDHLQLDGFVVMGHDWGGPIGLGAVTARADRVRGIVLGNTVFWPIEAVANRAFSMIMSSRPMQWRILEHNFLVERVLLAELKYKLTAAEADHYRAVQPTAEARRGLAVMPGQIRAARPLLERLARDVPALLGDKPTLLVWGMRDMVFRPSACVPRMRAAFADLEVVELPRTRHFIQEHEPRAITEAIAKRFS, from the coding sequence ATGCTGATCGACTTTGTTCCCGATGGGAACCTGTATCCATTCGCGTCGCGCTGGTTCGACTCGTCCGTCGGCCGCGTTCACTACATCGACGAGGGGGCCGGACCAACGTTCCTGTTCTGTCACGGCGCTCCGGCGTGGAGCTTCCTCTACCGCCACATCGTGCAGGCCCTGCGCGATCGGTACCGCTGTGTCGCCGTCGACTACCCGGGCTTCGGATTGTCCGAACGGCCCATGGGTTTCGGTTACACCATCGCCGAGCACACCGCGGTCCTCGGCGAGTTGATCGATCATTTGCAACTCGATGGCTTCGTCGTGATGGGACACGATTGGGGCGGACCCATCGGTCTGGGCGCGGTCACCGCGCGGGCGGACCGGGTGAGAGGGATCGTTCTGGGCAATACCGTGTTCTGGCCGATCGAGGCAGTCGCCAACCGGGCGTTCAGCATGATCATGAGCAGCCGTCCGATGCAGTGGCGGATACTCGAACACAACTTTCTCGTCGAGCGCGTGTTGCTCGCTGAGCTGAAGTACAAACTCACCGCGGCCGAGGCCGATCACTACCGCGCGGTGCAACCCACCGCCGAAGCCCGTCGCGGACTCGCCGTCATGCCCGGGCAGATTCGTGCCGCGCGTCCACTGCTCGAGCGACTCGCCCGGGACGTACCTGCCCTGCTCGGCGACAAGCCGACCCTGTTGGTGTGGGGAATGCGTGACATGGTCTTCCGGCCGAGCGCCTGTGTCCCACGAATGCGCGCCGCCTTCGCAGATCTCGAAGTGGTCGAGTTGCCGCGCACTCGTCACTTCATCCAGGAACACGAACCGCGTGCGATCACGGAAGCGATCGCGAAGCGTTTCTCGTAA
- a CDS encoding S1 family peptidase: protein MTHSLMKVVATAALACGPVSVGAGAAVAVPQLPLPPIGGGSGIVIDDEAECTLTTIGHDADGRLVGLTAGHCGEPGARVTSLTYPSYGVLGRFVHADHELDYAIIEFDSARVVPAREVGGFRIDGLGAPAQFPDVVCKKGRTTGRTCGVAWGDMMGDSRDTWTQMCVLKGDSGAPVVIGSTLVGMVNAYLGMGCLGPEVGTDINAIVTDIDSRNDIGAGFRPI, encoded by the coding sequence ATGACTCATTCGCTGATGAAGGTTGTCGCCACGGCGGCGCTGGCGTGCGGCCCGGTCTCGGTCGGCGCAGGCGCGGCAGTCGCTGTTCCGCAGCTACCGCTGCCGCCGATAGGCGGTGGATCGGGAATCGTGATCGACGACGAAGCCGAGTGCACGCTGACCACTATCGGCCACGACGCAGACGGCCGGTTGGTAGGTCTGACGGCGGGCCATTGCGGCGAACCCGGGGCGCGCGTCACGTCCCTGACCTATCCCAGCTACGGGGTGCTGGGGCGCTTCGTCCACGCCGATCACGAACTGGATTACGCGATCATCGAATTCGATTCCGCACGTGTCGTTCCCGCCCGGGAGGTCGGTGGGTTCCGCATCGACGGGCTCGGCGCTCCCGCGCAGTTCCCCGACGTCGTCTGTAAGAAGGGCCGCACTACCGGTCGAACCTGTGGTGTCGCCTGGGGCGACATGATGGGCGACAGCAGGGACACCTGGACCCAGATGTGCGTGCTCAAAGGCGATTCCGGCGCTCCGGTGGTGATCGGTTCGACCCTGGTCGGCATGGTCAACGCCTACTTGGGCATGGGGTGTCTAGGGCCCGAGGTAGGAACCGACATCAACGCCATCGTCACCGACATCGACTCCCGCAACGACATAGGCGCCGGATTCCGCCCCATCTGA
- a CDS encoding lipase family protein has product MTAQSTTINEPTLQDKITYQLCEYANLVNSISKEDSDLEGTLYQKIQQYLDTNQEVIGGWEIVWGPGVALFDTDLYAVNALYMVRSIEDRSRYVIAMAGSSDALVFDWLVEDSFILQTPWFANSAAMHTIGTAIGVKTLINLKPSGPRPGAGHTLPEFLSTLGDKAIELTVTGHSLGGALSPTLALFLRDTQWLWDNSEKARISVLSTAGPSFCNQEFVDYTSQRLQRVQRYANDLDIVPHMWNPPDIDGAKALYSKNNQPAPDGMKVVFDLLKTQASVSGQYAHFDPTSVFQGTFNNEISQAQGSTPDDLYFGQVGYQHIDGYHDFFQIKGVQWPQGVVALPPVGTDTVMNRILALAGLPLGDGAGKVLANRRPVTIPINGQPVELPTDHDSPEAKKLADRVTAEFDPTAA; this is encoded by the coding sequence ATGACTGCACAATCCACGACGATCAACGAGCCGACTCTGCAAGACAAGATCACATACCAGCTGTGCGAGTACGCGAATCTGGTCAACAGCATCAGCAAGGAAGACAGCGACCTGGAGGGGACGCTCTATCAGAAGATACAGCAGTATCTCGACACCAACCAGGAGGTCATCGGAGGGTGGGAGATCGTCTGGGGTCCGGGAGTCGCGTTGTTCGACACCGACTTGTACGCGGTCAACGCCCTCTACATGGTGCGAAGCATCGAGGATCGCTCCCGGTACGTGATCGCCATGGCCGGCAGCAGTGATGCACTGGTCTTCGACTGGCTCGTCGAGGACTCCTTCATTCTCCAGACCCCGTGGTTCGCGAATAGCGCCGCCATGCACACGATCGGCACGGCCATCGGGGTGAAAACCCTCATAAATCTCAAACCCTCCGGGCCCCGTCCCGGTGCCGGTCACACCTTGCCCGAGTTCCTGAGCACGCTCGGCGACAAGGCGATCGAGCTGACCGTCACCGGCCACAGCCTCGGTGGTGCCCTATCACCCACACTGGCCCTGTTCCTGCGCGACACCCAGTGGCTATGGGACAATTCCGAGAAAGCCAGGATCAGCGTGCTCTCGACCGCCGGACCGAGTTTCTGCAATCAGGAATTCGTCGACTACACCAGCCAACGCCTGCAACGAGTGCAGCGCTACGCCAACGACCTCGACATCGTCCCGCACATGTGGAACCCGCCCGACATCGATGGCGCCAAGGCTCTCTACTCCAAGAACAACCAGCCTGCTCCCGATGGTATGAAAGTTGTCTTCGACTTGCTCAAGACGCAGGCGTCCGTATCAGGCCAATACGCACACTTCGACCCCACCAGCGTGTTCCAAGGCACGTTCAACAATGAGATAAGTCAAGCGCAAGGCTCGACGCCGGATGATTTGTACTTCGGACAGGTGGGGTACCAGCACATAGACGGCTACCATGATTTCTTCCAAATCAAAGGCGTTCAGTGGCCGCAGGGCGTCGTAGCCCTCCCGCCGGTCGGCACCGACACCGTGATGAACCGCATCCTGGCCTTGGCCGGTCTACCGCTCGGCGACGGTGCCGGAAAGGTACTGGCGAACCGTCGGCCGGTGACCATCCCGATCAACGGACAGCCCGTGGAGCTGCCCACCGACCACGACAGCCCCGAAGCCAAGAAACTCGCGGACCGCGTCACCGCCGAGTTCGACCCCACCGCCGCATGA